The following are from one region of the Deinococcus sp. Leaf326 genome:
- a CDS encoding YqhA family protein, with product MSSRSQAETSSPQGDWFSAAIGRTRFVVLIAVIAVLLVAFSLFLQGTWVALETIYETWRDMLLRREESTTSELAVEFLEVVSTMLKAVVFYIIGVGLYSLFIRPLNVTSALGVETLADLEQKVVSVIVVILGVTFLEHFIRWEEPLETLYFAGALALAGGALVFFQHVHKGQGSDLQQPESKLRARRELFERGNEQREIQERDVQRAEDATQAKLEGRVESSQGGEG from the coding sequence GTGTCTTCCCGTTCCCAGGCTGAAACGTCCTCGCCGCAAGGCGACTGGTTCAGTGCCGCCATCGGCCGCACGCGCTTCGTGGTCCTCATCGCTGTGATCGCTGTACTGTTGGTAGCCTTCAGTCTGTTCCTGCAGGGCACCTGGGTGGCGCTGGAGACCATCTACGAGACCTGGCGCGACATGCTCTTACGCCGCGAGGAAAGCACGACGAGCGAGCTGGCTGTTGAATTCCTGGAGGTGGTGAGCACCATGCTCAAGGCGGTGGTGTTCTACATCATCGGGGTGGGGCTCTACAGCCTATTTATCCGGCCGCTGAACGTCACGTCGGCGCTGGGGGTGGAGACGTTGGCCGACCTGGAGCAGAAGGTCGTGTCGGTGATCGTGGTGATCCTGGGGGTGACCTTCCTGGAGCATTTCATCCGCTGGGAGGAGCCGCTCGAAACGCTGTACTTCGCGGGGGCACTGGCGCTGGCAGGTGGCGCGCTGGTGTTCTTCCAACACGTGCACAAGGGCCAAGGCAGCGACCTGCAGCAACCCGAATCCAAGCTGCGGGCCCGGCGCGAGCTGTTCGAGCGCGGCAACGAGCAGCGCGAGATCCAGGAGCGCGACGTGCAGCGCGCCGAAGATGCTACCCAGGCCAAGCTCGAAGGTCGGGTGGAGAGCAGCCAGGGCGGCGAGGGCTAA